In a single window of the Flavobacterium ammoniigenes genome:
- a CDS encoding YeeE/YedE family protein, with protein MDIFFQTWPWYISGFCIGLIMLCLTYFGKHFGMSSNLESLCSMSGLGKKISYFNFDWKANQWNLIVVLGAILGGFVATHWMSDPTNVSINPTTIEQLAKLGIDAPNGKLAPDALFGNQIFVSPKSILILIIGGVLIGFGTRYAGGCTSGHAISGLSNLQLPSLKAVIGFFIGGLLMAHFILPLIF; from the coding sequence ATGGATATCTTTTTTCAAACATGGCCTTGGTATATTTCAGGTTTTTGTATTGGTTTGATTATGCTTTGTTTGACCTATTTCGGAAAACATTTCGGAATGTCATCAAATTTAGAGTCACTTTGTTCTATGTCGGGTCTTGGTAAGAAAATCTCTTATTTTAATTTTGATTGGAAAGCTAATCAATGGAATCTAATTGTAGTTTTGGGAGCTATTCTTGGTGGTTTTGTTGCCACACATTGGATGAGTGACCCAACCAATGTTTCTATTAATCCTACGACTATAGAACAATTAGCAAAGCTTGGAATCGACGCACCTAATGGGAAGTTAGCTCCAGATGCACTTTTCGGAAATCAAATCTTTGTATCGCCTAAAAGTATATTGATTTTAATTATTGGCGGTGTATTGATAGGTTTTGGAACACGTTATGCTGGAGGATGTACTTCGGGACATGCCATTTCCGGCTTAAGTAATTTGCAACTACCTTCTTTAAAAGCGGTTATCGGATTTTTTATCGGTGGATTACTAATGGCTCATTTCATTTTACCTCTTATTTTTTAA
- a CDS encoding DUF6691 family protein encodes MKFIKYLLVGFIFGIVLTKSEAVSWYRIYEMFQFQSFHMYGIISVAIATGIIGIQFIKRNNIKAIDGSTIVIKDKEKGTARYIIGGIFFGLGWGLVGSCPGPIFILLGAGVLPVVLVLAGALVGTILYGVLKDKLPH; translated from the coding sequence ATGAAATTCATCAAATATTTATTAGTAGGTTTTATTTTCGGTATTGTTTTGACAAAATCAGAAGCGGTGTCTTGGTACCGCATTTATGAAATGTTTCAATTTCAATCGTTTCATATGTACGGAATTATTTCAGTTGCTATCGCTACAGGAATTATTGGTATTCAATTTATCAAGAGAAATAACATCAAAGCCATTGATGGATCAACAATCGTGATCAAGGATAAAGAAAAAGGTACTGCTCGTTATATTATTGGCGGTATCTTTTTTGGTTTAGGTTGGGGACTTGTAGGTTCTTGTCCGGGTCCTATCTTTATTTTGTTAGGTGCTGGAGTTCTTCCTGTGGTTTTGGTTCTTGCCGGTGCTTTGGTAGGAACTATATTGTACGGAGTTTTAAAAGATAAATTACCTCATTAA
- a CDS encoding lysoplasmalogenase has translation MKNKAALSIYIGFSIFYLVITALNQEAIARFLKPFLLPLLLVAVYNSPAFTTKKLLLTALTFSWIGDVILLFADKGEIYFILGLVAFLVSHVFYIVLFSKQSISKTINNKISFGAGTGLILLYFFGMITTLGPQLGPLTVPVVIYAVVISTMLFYALKGSFQWNTIPYQSVLIGAIFFISSDSILAFNKFDQPIPQASFLIMITYLAAQFCIVWGILKLNQKK, from the coding sequence ATGAAAAATAAAGCTGCACTTTCCATTTACATTGGGTTTAGTATTTTCTATTTAGTAATTACTGCTTTAAACCAAGAAGCAATAGCTCGTTTTCTAAAGCCATTTTTATTACCCTTATTACTAGTTGCAGTATACAATTCGCCAGCATTTACTACTAAAAAATTGTTGCTGACCGCGTTGACTTTTTCATGGATAGGGGATGTAATTTTACTTTTTGCAGATAAGGGCGAAATCTATTTCATTTTAGGATTAGTTGCTTTTTTAGTATCGCATGTGTTTTACATTGTATTATTTAGCAAACAATCCATTAGCAAAACAATCAATAACAAAATAAGTTTCGGTGCTGGTACAGGTCTTATTCTATTGTATTTCTTTGGAATGATTACTACTTTGGGACCTCAATTAGGCCCACTTACAGTACCCGTTGTAATATATGCTGTAGTGATAAGTACTATGTTATTTTATGCACTCAAAGGTAGTTTTCAATGGAATACAATTCCATATCAATCGGTGCTAATTGGTGCTATATTCTTTATTAGTTCCGATAGTATTTTGGCTTTCAACAAATTTGATCAGCCAATTCCCCAGGCTTCTTTTTTAATTATGATTACCTACTTAGCAGCTCAATTCTGTATAGTATGGGGAATTTTGAAATTGAATCAAAAAAAATAG
- a CDS encoding sterol desaturase family protein: MKEYAAVLVIAMPLFLALILIEKLYGYYKGEDTAPIMDSVSSISSGIINSLKDVLGLSVTILSYEWMSQHLALFQQEITITSIIIAFIAIDFYGYWSHRLAHQINFFWNKHAIHHSSEEFNLSCALRQSISSFVNLFTFLLIPAALLGVPAKVIAITLPIHLFLQFWYHTKHIKKLGVLEQIIVTPSHHRVHHAINPEYMDKNHGQIFIFWDKLFGTYQEELDEVPAVFGITRPAQTWNPFRINFQHLWLLISDAWRAENWKDRLTIWFKPTGWRPENFEEKYPVTKIADVYSFTKYGTQHSKILMYWSTIQMFVTLGLVSYLYLSIAQMELQNIFIYGTFIFISVYSYTELMDTNNFSLFWETVRLAFGIGIIIYLGNWFNIDTNIPFGTLIISSYLVLSWGVNFHFVSSGFKSEKLAIA; encoded by the coding sequence ATGAAAGAATATGCAGCAGTTTTAGTCATTGCAATGCCATTGTTTTTGGCTTTAATTCTAATTGAAAAACTTTACGGATATTATAAAGGTGAAGATACGGCGCCTATTATGGATTCTGTTTCCAGTATCAGTTCCGGAATTATCAATTCTCTTAAAGATGTTCTCGGTCTAAGTGTTACCATACTTTCTTACGAATGGATGTCCCAACATTTAGCTTTATTTCAACAAGAAATCACCATAACTTCAATTATAATTGCATTTATCGCAATTGATTTTTATGGTTATTGGTCGCACCGATTGGCACACCAAATTAATTTTTTCTGGAATAAACATGCCATTCATCACAGCAGTGAAGAATTTAATTTGTCATGTGCTTTACGCCAAAGTATTTCAAGTTTTGTTAATCTATTTACTTTTTTATTAATTCCAGCAGCCCTATTGGGGGTGCCCGCAAAAGTGATAGCTATCACCTTACCTATCCACTTGTTTTTACAATTTTGGTATCATACCAAACACATTAAAAAGTTGGGGGTTTTAGAGCAAATTATTGTAACTCCCTCCCATCACAGAGTACATCACGCTATCAATCCAGAATATATGGATAAAAATCATGGCCAAATTTTTATTTTTTGGGACAAATTATTTGGTACGTATCAAGAAGAGTTAGACGAAGTCCCTGCAGTTTTTGGCATCACAAGACCTGCACAAACTTGGAATCCGTTCCGCATAAATTTCCAACATCTTTGGTTATTAATTAGTGATGCTTGGCGTGCTGAAAACTGGAAAGACAGACTTACCATTTGGTTCAAACCAACAGGCTGGAGACCAGAAAATTTTGAAGAAAAATATCCTGTCACAAAAATAGCAGATGTGTATAGTTTTACTAAATACGGAACACAACATTCGAAAATATTAATGTATTGGTCCACAATTCAGATGTTTGTCACCTTAGGTTTAGTAAGCTATTTGTATCTTTCAATTGCGCAAATGGAGCTTCAAAATATATTTATCTATGGTACTTTTATTTTTATAAGTGTCTACAGTTATACCGAATTAATGGATACCAATAATTTTTCTTTGTTTTGGGAAACTGTACGTTTAGCTTTTGGAATTGGCATTATTATTTATTTGGGAAATTGGTTCAATATTGATACTAATATTCCGTTCGGAACCCTAATAATTAGTAGCTATTTAGTACTTTCATGGGGGGTTAACTTCCATTTTGTAAGCTCTGGATTTAAATCAGAAAAATTAGCAATCGCCTAA
- a CDS encoding ATP-dependent Clp protease adaptor ClpS, whose amino-acid sequence MSTKEKVRERVNVKEATTANNEIVVYNDDVNTFDHVIETLVRVCDHTPEQAEQCSLIIHYNGKCTVKTDVYEKLKPQCIQLLAAGLSAEIV is encoded by the coding sequence ATGAGTACTAAAGAAAAAGTTAGAGAAAGAGTTAACGTCAAAGAAGCAACAACTGCCAATAATGAAATTGTGGTGTATAATGATGATGTGAACACTTTTGATCACGTTATTGAAACTTTAGTTCGTGTGTGCGACCATACACCAGAACAAGCAGAACAATGTTCGCTTATTATTCATTACAATGGAAAATGCACTGTAAAAACCGATGTATACGAAAAACTTAAACCACAATGTATTCAATTACTAGCAGCAGGATTAAGCGCTGAAATAGTATAA
- the prmA gene encoding 50S ribosomal protein L11 methyltransferase: MSNSYIGYHFTIEPKELGSEILIAELGEKAFESFTETETGIDAFVQKELWDETILDDVYILQSEEFTIDYTFEEIEQINWNEEWEKNFEPIEVDGKCHVRATFHPKTEAEFDIVIEPKMSFGTGHHETTHMMIQHLLEMDVTDLKTLDMGCGTAILAILAEMKGAQPIDAIDIDNWCYLNSIENAERNNCRHITVYEGDAALLQDKKYDLIIANINRNILLNDMQSYVDCLNPKGTILFSGFYEEDIPFIDNSCTEKGLTYIKKFQRNNWVSLKYVN; encoded by the coding sequence ATGTCAAATAGTTATATCGGATACCATTTTACAATTGAACCCAAAGAACTAGGTTCAGAAATTCTTATTGCCGAATTAGGAGAAAAAGCCTTTGAAAGTTTCACAGAAACTGAAACAGGGATTGATGCTTTTGTACAAAAAGAGTTATGGGACGAAACTATTCTTGATGATGTTTATATTCTACAATCGGAAGAATTTACCATTGACTATACTTTTGAAGAAATAGAGCAAATCAATTGGAACGAAGAATGGGAAAAGAACTTTGAACCAATAGAAGTCGATGGAAAATGTCATGTTCGTGCAACATTTCACCCAAAAACCGAGGCTGAATTTGATATTGTAATTGAACCTAAAATGAGTTTTGGAACTGGTCATCACGAAACAACTCATATGATGATTCAGCATTTATTAGAAATGGACGTGACCGATTTAAAAACTTTAGACATGGGATGTGGGACTGCGATCTTAGCTATTCTAGCTGAAATGAAAGGGGCCCAACCTATCGATGCAATTGATATCGATAATTGGTGTTATTTGAATTCAATTGAAAATGCTGAGCGCAATAACTGCCGACATATTACTGTTTATGAAGGTGATGCTGCATTATTACAAGACAAAAAATACGACTTAATTATTGCCAATATTAACCGCAATATTCTTTTGAACGATATGCAATCGTATGTCGATTGTTTGAATCCTAAAGGAACTATTTTATTTAGTGGATTCTATGAAGAAGACATTCCATTTATAGATAATTCTTGTACCGAAAAAGGATTAACCTACATCAAAAAGTTCCAAAGAAATAATTGGGTTTCATTAAAATATGTAAATTAG
- the tpiA gene encoding triose-phosphate isomerase produces MRKKIVAGNWKMHKNAEQTEDLLNELIAKVPTDTTAQVIVAPTFVNLASAVDHLEFTNIDVAAQNVHQAESGAFTGEISADMLKSVGVNTVILGHSERRAIFHESDALIASKVDAALAHEMTVIFCFGEELKDRQSNNHFNVVENQLKDGLFHIKAASWENVVLAYEPVWAIGTGETASPEQAQEMHEFIRETVRKSFGSDVAEDVSILYGGSVKPENAKEIFSKPDVDGGLIGGAALKADDFVAIINAI; encoded by the coding sequence ATGAGAAAAAAGATTGTTGCAGGAAACTGGAAAATGCATAAAAACGCTGAGCAAACAGAAGATTTATTAAATGAATTAATTGCTAAAGTGCCAACTGATACTACTGCTCAAGTTATTGTAGCACCTACTTTTGTGAACTTGGCTTCTGCTGTAGATCATTTAGAATTTACCAATATTGATGTAGCTGCTCAAAATGTTCACCAAGCAGAAAGTGGTGCATTTACAGGAGAAATATCTGCTGATATGTTAAAAAGTGTTGGTGTTAATACAGTAATCTTAGGACACTCTGAGCGTAGAGCTATTTTTCATGAATCGGATGCATTAATCGCTAGCAAAGTAGATGCAGCATTAGCGCACGAAATGACCGTAATATTCTGTTTTGGTGAAGAATTAAAAGACCGTCAATCCAACAATCATTTCAATGTGGTAGAAAACCAATTAAAAGATGGTTTGTTTCACATTAAAGCGGCAAGTTGGGAAAATGTAGTTTTGGCATACGAACCCGTTTGGGCTATCGGAACTGGTGAAACTGCTTCTCCAGAACAAGCACAAGAAATGCACGAATTCATTAGAGAAACAGTTCGTAAATCATTTGGAAGTGATGTTGCCGAAGACGTTTCAATCCTTTATGGTGGAAGTGTGAAACCTGAAAATGCAAAAGAAATTTTCTCTAAACCAGATGTAGACGGAGGTCTAATTGGTGGAGCTGCTTTAAAAGCAGATGATTTCGTTGCGATTATCAACGCGATCTAA
- a CDS encoding TlpA family protein disulfide reductase yields the protein MKKLFALVIAFATFSCTSNAQKTSFSNVALSETLLATDGSQVAFKDIIKKQKGKTTVIEVWASWCGDCVKAMPKVKELQANHPEVAYTFISMDKTSDKWLSGIEKHELKGDHYMANDQMKGVFGQAIDLNWIPRYIILDKTGKIVLYRAIETDFELIDATLNKLK from the coding sequence ATGAAAAAATTATTTGCTTTAGTAATTGCATTCGCTACGTTTTCATGTACAAGCAATGCTCAAAAAACATCATTTTCAAATGTCGCATTGTCTGAAACATTATTAGCAACAGATGGAAGTCAGGTCGCTTTTAAAGATATCATCAAAAAGCAAAAAGGAAAAACAACTGTAATTGAAGTTTGGGCTTCTTGGTGTGGTGACTGTGTCAAAGCGATGCCCAAAGTAAAAGAATTACAAGCCAATCATCCTGAGGTAGCCTATACTTTTATTTCGATGGATAAAACATCCGACAAATGGTTATCCGGAATAGAAAAACATGAATTAAAGGGAGATCATTACATGGCAAATGACCAAATGAAAGGCGTTTTTGGACAAGCCATTGATTTGAATTGGATTCCAAGATATATCATCCTTGATAAAACGGGTAAAATTGTACTGTATCGCGCCATTGAAACTGATTTTGAGCTTATCGATGCCACATTAAACAAATTGAAATAA
- a CDS encoding BT_3928 family protein, whose translation MMNLKNICSQFSRIFVGILFIISGLIKLNDPVGFSYKLTEYFGEPVFNIPFLVPFSLAIAIFIVILEVVLGVMLLLGFKSKITVWLLLLLIVKFTFLTFYSAYFNVVKDCGCFGDALHLTPWESYTKDVVLLFFILLLFFNVQLIQPLFKSKIQNMLISISIGLCGFMAFWVLNHLPIIDFRPFKVGNSIQKGMEIPEGAPQSVVEMTFIYKVNGVDTEFTEKDLMKIPAGATFVDRKDKVIVEGYVPPIHDFTMEKDGSDFKEELLQNPKLMVFVTYDLAISNKDGLAQLESLKQKATAKGYQVIGLTGSTPEQIEKTKQEYKFSFDFYFCDATALKTIERANPSIVILQKGTVKQKVHYNDIEDLKL comes from the coding sequence ATGATGAATCTCAAAAATATTTGTTCCCAATTTTCTCGAATTTTCGTTGGAATTCTATTTATTATTTCTGGATTAATCAAATTGAATGATCCTGTAGGTTTCTCTTATAAATTAACGGAATACTTTGGTGAACCCGTTTTTAACATACCTTTTTTAGTTCCTTTTTCATTAGCAATTGCCATTTTTATTGTTATTCTTGAAGTGGTTTTAGGTGTTATGTTATTGTTAGGTTTCAAATCAAAAATCACCGTTTGGCTTTTGTTATTATTAATTGTAAAATTTACATTTTTAACTTTTTACTCTGCTTATTTCAATGTGGTAAAAGATTGTGGTTGTTTTGGAGATGCATTGCATTTAACCCCATGGGAATCATATACTAAAGACGTAGTGTTGTTGTTTTTCATATTACTATTATTTTTCAATGTTCAACTAATTCAACCGCTATTTAAATCTAAAATTCAGAACATGCTAATTTCAATTAGCATAGGTCTTTGCGGTTTTATGGCGTTTTGGGTATTGAATCATCTACCCATAATAGATTTTAGACCTTTTAAAGTAGGGAACTCAATTCAAAAAGGAATGGAAATTCCAGAAGGTGCGCCGCAATCAGTCGTAGAAATGACATTTATTTACAAAGTAAACGGAGTGGATACTGAATTTACGGAAAAGGATTTAATGAAAATTCCTGCTGGAGCTACTTTTGTAGATAGAAAAGACAAAGTGATTGTAGAAGGTTATGTACCGCCTATACATGATTTCACAATGGAAAAAGACGGATCAGACTTTAAAGAGGAGTTGTTACAAAATCCTAAATTGATGGTTTTTGTGACCTACGATTTAGCCATTTCCAACAAAGATGGTCTAGCGCAATTAGAAAGTTTGAAACAAAAAGCTACCGCCAAAGGTTATCAGGTAATTGGCCTGACGGGATCTACACCAGAACAAATAGAAAAAACAAAACAAGAATATAAGTTTTCGTTTGATTTTTATTTTTGTGATGCTACCGCTTTAAAAACGATTGAACGTGCGAATCCTAGTATTGTTATTTTGCAAAAAGGAACTGTAAAACAAAAAGTGCATTATAATGATATCGAAGATTTAAAATTATAA
- a CDS encoding DUF1599 domain-containing protein has product MKNTSQEYDAVITVCRTLFNNKMKDYGCAWRILRLPSLTDQIFIKAQRIRSLQENEVRKVNEDESGEFIGIINYSIMALIQLELGIADQPDLDVAKATELYDAKIKETKELMENKNHDYGEAWRDMRVSSLTDLILQKLLRVKQIEDNKGKTLVSEGIDANYQDMINYAVFALILMK; this is encoded by the coding sequence ATGAAGAATACTTCACAAGAATATGATGCCGTTATCACGGTTTGTCGCACTTTATTCAACAATAAAATGAAAGATTACGGATGTGCTTGGCGCATTTTACGCTTGCCATCACTTACCGACCAAATATTCATCAAAGCACAACGTATTCGAAGTTTACAAGAAAATGAGGTTCGTAAAGTCAATGAAGATGAATCTGGAGAATTTATTGGTATCATCAACTATTCCATTATGGCATTAATTCAATTGGAATTAGGTATTGCCGACCAACCTGATTTGGATGTAGCCAAAGCAACCGAATTGTACGATGCTAAAATCAAGGAAACCAAAGAATTAATGGAAAACAAAAATCACGATTATGGTGAAGCTTGGCGTGATATGCGAGTAAGTTCATTGACCGATTTAATTCTACAAAAGTTACTTCGCGTTAAGCAAATTGAAGACAATAAAGGAAAAACATTAGTATCAGAAGGGATTGATGCCAATTACCAAGACATGATTAATTATGCTGTTTTTGCTTTGATTTTAATGAAATAA
- the folP gene encoding dihydropteroate synthase, whose translation MTINCKGQLIDLSKPKVMGILNLTPNSFFDGGKYSDEAAIVTQVQKMLSEGATFIDIGAYSSKPNAEFVSVEEELARIVPVVELLVQQFPAILISIDTFRSEVAAACIQKGAALINDISAGKLDESMLEVIAKYKLPYVMMHMRGNPQTMSTLTAYDDVVKEVLFYFSERIAAARKLGINDIILDPGFGFAKTLEQNYELLQKLEFFQQLDLPILAGISRKSMIYNVLNNSANESLNGTTALNAIALSKGASILRVHDVKEAMECVTLFNVMNS comes from the coding sequence ATGACGATTAATTGCAAAGGACAGCTTATCGATTTATCAAAGCCAAAAGTGATGGGAATTTTAAATCTCACTCCCAATTCTTTTTTTGATGGTGGAAAGTATTCGGATGAAGCAGCAATTGTAACGCAAGTTCAAAAAATGCTTTCAGAAGGAGCAACCTTTATTGATATTGGTGCTTATTCGAGTAAACCCAATGCTGAGTTTGTTTCTGTCGAGGAGGAACTTGCCCGAATTGTTCCTGTAGTGGAGTTGTTGGTACAACAATTTCCAGCTATCTTAATTTCCATTGATACGTTTCGATCTGAAGTTGCAGCAGCTTGTATTCAAAAAGGAGCGGCTTTAATTAATGATATTTCGGCTGGAAAATTAGACGAAAGTATGTTGGAAGTAATTGCAAAATACAAGCTGCCATATGTTATGATGCACATGCGAGGAAATCCTCAAACGATGTCAACACTTACAGCCTATGATGATGTGGTTAAAGAGGTCCTTTTTTACTTTTCTGAACGAATAGCTGCAGCTCGAAAATTGGGGATTAATGATATAATTCTTGATCCAGGATTTGGCTTTGCCAAAACGCTAGAACAGAATTATGAACTCCTTCAAAAATTAGAATTTTTTCAGCAGTTGGATTTGCCTATTTTAGCAGGAATTTCTAGAAAATCAATGATCTACAATGTTTTGAATAATAGTGCCAATGAATCACTTAACGGAACTACAGCTTTAAATGCTATTGCATTGTCTAAAGGAGCTTCTATACTTCGAGTACATGATGTCAAAGAAGCGATGGAATGTGTCACTTTATTTAATGTAATGAACTCATGA
- the rlmH gene encoding 23S rRNA (pseudouridine(1915)-N(3))-methyltransferase RlmH, protein MNIKLIAIGKTDNKALQSLIDDYTKRLSFYIKFELEIIPDIKNVKNVSESQQKEKEGELILAKITPTDQLILLDENGKNFSSVGFSDELQKKMNSGIKTLVFVIGGPYGFSDAVYTKAQGKISLSLMTFSHQMVRLFFIEQLYRGFTILRNEPYHHQ, encoded by the coding sequence ATGAATATTAAACTCATCGCCATTGGCAAAACTGACAACAAAGCGCTACAATCGTTAATCGACGATTATACTAAGCGATTGTCTTTTTACATCAAATTTGAATTGGAGATCATTCCTGATATTAAAAATGTAAAAAACGTATCTGAAAGCCAACAAAAAGAAAAAGAAGGCGAATTGATTTTAGCCAAAATAACCCCTACCGATCAGTTGATTTTGTTGGATGAAAACGGAAAAAATTTCTCAAGTGTAGGTTTTTCTGATGAATTACAAAAGAAAATGAATTCTGGAATTAAAACCTTAGTTTTTGTAATTGGCGGCCCTTATGGATTTTCAGATGCAGTGTATACCAAGGCGCAAGGAAAAATTTCATTATCATTAATGACATTTTCACATCAAATGGTTCGTTTGTTCTTTATTGAACAACTCTACCGAGGATTTACCATTTTAAGAAATGAACCTTATCATCATCAATAA
- the nadC gene encoding carboxylating nicotinate-nucleotide diphosphorylase: MISDSQFNNELELLIANAIREDVGPGDYSSFACIPASAKGKAKLLVKQDGIIAGVAFAKMIFHYVDASLEVETFIEDGQRVKHGDVVFHVSGSSQSILKAERVVLNSMQRMSAIATKTNEYVQLVAGTKTKILDTRKTTPGFRAPEKWAVKIGGGENHRFALYDMIMLKDNHIDFAGGITLAIAKTKAFLKENNLDLKIIVEARDLEEIKEILQSEGVHRILIDNFNYEDTRKAVALIGNQCQTESSGNINETTIRQYAECGVDYISSGALTHSVANMDLSLKAF, encoded by the coding sequence ATGATTAGTGATTCCCAATTCAATAATGAGCTAGAACTTTTGATTGCCAACGCCATACGTGAAGATGTGGGACCTGGTGATTACAGTTCTTTCGCTTGTATTCCGGCTTCTGCTAAAGGGAAAGCGAAATTGTTAGTAAAACAAGACGGAATTATTGCCGGTGTGGCTTTCGCCAAAATGATATTCCATTATGTTGATGCTAGTTTAGAAGTGGAAACTTTTATTGAAGACGGGCAAAGGGTGAAGCATGGCGATGTGGTTTTTCACGTTTCGGGTAGTTCTCAATCTATTTTAAAAGCAGAACGTGTAGTACTGAATTCTATGCAACGCATGTCGGCGATTGCTACCAAAACAAACGAGTATGTCCAATTAGTAGCAGGGACGAAAACTAAAATTTTAGACACTCGAAAAACAACTCCTGGATTTCGTGCTCCTGAAAAATGGGCAGTAAAAATTGGAGGTGGCGAAAATCACCGTTTTGCTTTGTACGATATGATTATGTTGAAAGACAATCATATTGATTTTGCTGGCGGAATCACTTTGGCAATTGCTAAAACCAAAGCCTTTCTGAAGGAAAATAATTTAGATCTAAAAATTATTGTGGAGGCTAGAGACTTAGAAGAAATTAAAGAAATTCTGCAAAGTGAAGGTGTGCACCGCATCTTGATTGATAATTTCAATTATGAAGATACACGAAAAGCGGTTGCATTAATTGGCAATCAGTGTCAAACGGAATCGTCTGGAAATATTAATGAAACTACCATTCGTCAGTATGCAGAATGTGGTGTAGATTACATTTCTTCTGGTGCTTTGACGCATTCAGTTGCTAATATGGATTTAAGTTTAAAAGCATTTTAA
- a CDS encoding YihY/virulence factor BrkB family protein — MASVIEKKLLKIPVLRTLVQVFQRIKLPWLEGLSLYDLMELYIRGIVEGGLTYHASAVAFSFFMALFPFALFILNLIPYIPIDGFQADFLEFVKEGVPPNTYDAIYKIISDILNNSQSSLLSYGFLLSIFLMANGILGILGGFESSKHVVIKRGFLNQYMVALGISLLLSILLLVTVAAVVIFEVLIQQTIIQDVLTERIPLIELGRYAFVIGMILITSSILLKYGTKQFHKPHFISIGSVFTTILIIISSYFFGIWVVQFSKYNELYGSIGTLLILMFYIWINCMILLLGFELNATITKLKKQNSLNDLR, encoded by the coding sequence ATGGCATCAGTAATAGAAAAAAAGCTTTTAAAAATACCGGTACTTCGTACTTTAGTGCAGGTTTTTCAGCGAATAAAATTACCTTGGTTGGAAGGTTTATCCTTGTACGATTTAATGGAATTATATATCCGTGGGATAGTCGAAGGTGGATTAACTTACCACGCTAGTGCAGTTGCGTTTAGTTTCTTTATGGCTTTATTTCCATTTGCATTGTTTATTCTCAACTTGATTCCATACATTCCAATTGATGGGTTTCAAGCCGATTTTTTAGAATTTGTAAAAGAAGGAGTGCCACCCAATACTTACGATGCTATTTATAAAATCATTAGCGATATTTTAAATAATAGCCAGTCGAGTTTATTGTCGTATGGATTTCTACTTTCTATTTTTTTAATGGCCAATGGGATATTAGGAATTCTAGGTGGTTTTGAATCTTCGAAACATGTAGTTATTAAACGTGGTTTTTTAAATCAATATATGGTGGCTTTAGGAATTTCTTTGTTGTTGTCCATTTTACTTTTAGTAACTGTCGCTGCAGTGGTAATTTTTGAAGTATTAATTCAACAAACGATAATTCAAGATGTGTTAACAGAACGAATTCCGTTAATTGAATTAGGGCGTTATGCTTTTGTAATAGGGATGATATTAATTACTAGTTCCATTTTGTTAAAATACGGAACAAAGCAGTTTCATAAACCGCATTTTATTAGTATAGGTTCAGTATTTACTACTATATTAATAATTATTTCATCCTATTTTTTTGGTATTTGGGTGGTCCAATTTTCTAAATACAACGAATTGTACGGATCTATTGGAACCTTATTAATTCTGATGTTTTACATATGGATCAATTGTATGATACTTTTGTTAGGATTTGAATTGAATGCCACTATTACAAAACTTAAAAAACAAAATTCTTTAAATGATCTAAGATGA